AAAAAACACTATTTATATTAGTCATTTGGCTGTTGTCAGGCAGCTCTATCAGCGCGGCACCATCTCCTTACATCCGGATACAACCTGTTAAAATCATTAACGAGACAAAACGCGAGCGACTCGTCTACTGGCAACCCTGCGGCTCCGAATTTCAGGGTATTATCCTGGGGGGAAGTCAAAAACAACCTAAAATAGGCGCCGTTCTCAGCTTTCCTCAAAGCCAGTGCCTCAGCGCTTCCGAGAAGCGTGTGATCCCTTTGAGAGGACTACTCAGCCAAAAGCTAATAAGGAAAGCAATGAGCTTTAACCCTCTGCACGAATCGCAACGTCTCATGTGGCTTCCCACAGAGAATACGTATATCCACCGGCAGCAGCTTTACTCAAATTACCGAACTTATTGTAGCAAGCCTCTTGGCCAAGTCGTGAAGAAGGTAGGCTCTGGGCTTTCCGTAGCAGTGCTTGGCACAAAAAGTCCCAGCACTTGCCCCCTAATGACCAAGACCACAAAGTTTCGCGGATTATCAAAGTACATTCAGAACGTGCATATTAGCCGCGACTCGCACAAGCCTTACCGGACACTCTTACGCCCTATTCGCCAAGGTTCTATCACAAGGCACCAAAGCTACACAGAGCTACGCTATCTACGCTATTGTCATGAGGCTCCCATTGGCCTGGTAAAAAAGTCGGGCAAATTTGCTGTACTCGTGGCCCAATATAGCCGCGATATCTGCGCACCCGGCGTCGTGCCAAGGTCTTGGGCTGCTTTTCAAACTAAGCTATTCCAATCCCAGCTCGCAGACGACAACCTGATCTCATTTCAATCCTTACCCAACACACCCCTAAGCCTTGTCAGCCCAAACTCTATTGCGATGAAAGCCAACAAACTTCAAATCACCACGCCTAGGGCGTGCCCCGGCTACCAAGGACTGGTTTACCGTGAAACCAGCGATACCATTCTTGTATCCACCCTCAGACCACTCACACAGAGTCCGTGCAAAAACAAGCCAACAAGGGTATCGTTAAAGCTCAGCGGCTTCGCCGAGGAATCTCGCCAAGTCGCACCTCTTAGAATCGTTTACTAACTTGGATCATGAATGCGTTGTTGGATAGAACTATCGCGTAAGGCGCTGATTGAAAACTATAGGATTTTCGAACGCGTATCGTCACCGTCCGAACTCATGCCGGTGATCAAATCCAATGCTTATGGTCACGGCCTGAAAGAAGTCTACGCCGCCCTTTGTAGTGTGGTAGCTCCGACCTGGCTCGGGGTAAACTATGTGGAAGAGGCCGAAGAGCTAAGAAGCTTTGGCTATCAAGGCTCTATATTAGTCGTTGGCCCGGTGCCCCAAAGCCTTTACGAGCAGGCAGCCAGGGCGCGAGCGGATATATTCATCGGTGATCTTTTCAGCTTAGAGACCTGGCTGCAATTGCCTTTAAAACCAAAGATTCACATCAAAATCGATACGGGTATGTCTCGCCAAGGCTTCGAGCCTGAGATGCTACCTAAGATCTTAGAAACTCTTAAACCATTCAAGAGCGATATCGTTGGCCTAGCTAGCCATTTCGCCAACGTGGAAGATGTTGTCGAATTATCCTATGCACACAAGCAGCTAGAACGCTTCGAACAAGGTCGCAAGGCTCTAGATACCGCTGGGCTCCACATCAAAACTCACATTGCATCAAGCGCCTCAACACTGCTTTTAGAGCAAGCTCACTTTAATATTACTCGGGTTGGGATCTCTATGTTTGGCCTATGGCCGTCTCAAGCCACAAGGCTTTCCTACCTTCAAACCCACGATAAGTTGGAGAATCTGAAGCCAGTTCTGTCTTGGCTCACAGAAGTTGCCCTAACCAAGACCGTTCGGGAGGGCGACTGTATTGGCTATGGCTGCACGTACAAGGCCATGAAAGATATGACCATTGCTGTGTTACCCGTGGGTTACTACGAAGGTTATCCTCGGATTGCTAGCGGCCGCGGGAGCTATGTCTTAATCAAAGGGAAACGGTGCCCCATAGTAGGCCGTATATGCATGAATATGATGATGGTCGACATCAGCCACCTCAGCAAAGTGCAAACTGGCGATCGGGTAACTCTCATCGGGAGCGATGGCTCAGAAACCATAGACGCCGAAACACTGGGGGCTTGGGCAGAAACCATCCACTATGAGGTACTCACCTGCCTTAACCCTAGAATTCCGAGGAAGGTACTGGATGATTGATCCTCGAAAACTTTGCCAGATTGAGTTTCCAACAGAAGATTTAGATGCTGCCATCACATTTTACGAAGTGGTCTTAGGCTGGCCCACCGTGCCTATCGAGATTCATCGCTATGTCGTGCTACAAACCCCAAAAGACTGCCCCTACGGTATCAGCCTCGTGCCGAGCCACGAGGAAATTGGTCAGGGCCCCGTACTTTACTTCAAGTCAGAAGGGTCTCTAGCTCTGGATCAAGTTGAAGCCCTGGGAGGGCGGCTGGTATTTCGCGATCAGCGGCTCCCGGGGTATGGGGTCATCACTATGATCGAAGACCCATCCGGCAACCGCATTGGTTTCTTTAATAAGAGCTTAGATTAAACTCGCTCCACTAAACCTTGCTGGCTAAGACGGGCGTTATCACTAATATAACCATCTGTGAAAGCCGCACCATCTTTTACAGGCCACTTTCGCTCAATGAACGCCCGTGTCACCGCTTCCTTAATCCGACGATTTTCTGAAGTGGTATCAGATAAGAAAGGTTCCAGGTACTGAGCAACCTCATTGGATTCCTGCTCAATTAAGGACTCCGCAGCAGCAAAGCGCACTCGCTCGTCAGAATCTTTCAGAAAGTGACTGATACTTTCTTCAAAGCCACTTAGCTGGAAGTCTCTCATATAGCAGAGAATATCGTAGTTCTTGTCGACCTTTGCCTGATCGAATCGAACGTCTTCTAAAACCAAAGCCGCCTTGAGAGATTCGACAACTTGCTTCTCATCCGTCACAGCTTTGAGAGCTTTGATCGGCCAAGCGATGCGATCCGTTTTCTTGATCCACTCTTCGATCACAGGAACACCTTCTTCCCCAAAACGAATCACTCCTTTTAGGGCCAGATCTTTTTCACGACTATCTAAGATACCGTGCTCTAGACTATATTCGAAGCGCGAAAGCAGGGCATTAATCACTCGTTCCGCACCTTCTGCATCGTCTGCCAAAAACTTCAGAGCCGACCAGCGATCTTCCTTGATAGCTTTTGGATTCTTCACAAGCTTCGCTGCCTTTTCGAGCCGCTTTTCTGAGCGTGTGGCTTGATAGTCTTTAAATTTCCCAAAGAGTCCCATGTTTATCCTTCCAAGTGGACCTGTGACCACGAATACATCCTTCGACAAACTCTAGTCTAGAACGGGCTGAACATCCGTGACAACATCCTCACCAAATTTTTCTTGCAATTCCTTAAAAACGCCATTCATCAGTGTGATACGTGATGAAGGACAACCTTGACAACCGCCACCCAAGCGAATCGTTGCTACACCCTCACCATATGCTTCCAAGCGAGCGAAACCGGAGTGCAACTCCAACATCTTTGAAACCGGACCTTCTAAGTATAGAGCAATTTCGTTAGCTACCCCTTCAAAGAGATCACTAGTCAAAGGCTCAACAAAGCTGCCATCATCATCCATTCCCAACATAGCTCGCATGGCATCCATAGCCTCAGTTTCATTGAGCCCATGAGCAACCTTGCCCGACGGTCCGTGGGTCGCCTGCCAGCTCCCATCAACTTTTTGACTTAGTTCAACGGCATTAAGGGATTGTTCGATAGTTTCTTCCAAGGCTCGATCCTTTCTCTGCGCTCAAGTGAGCCGAATTTTCACCCTACTTTCCACGAGTCCCTAGCCCATGTCAAGGGACCAAGCCGCATTAAGCGGAAAAGTGTCCTCTAATACGGAGCGGCATTTCCAACACCGCGAGATAGCACCAGTGCAAATCCTGCATCCAACTCAGGAGTTCCTAGGTAGGTATCCTGGTTTACCTCAGATGCCAACACTTCCACCGTCCAAACCCCTTCTTCTGCCTGATCAATAATGACACGCTCAACCGTGTCGATCTCGTCAGGAGCACCATCTGGCTGGGACTGGGTCGAATCCTTAAGTCCAGCATTACCCCAGAACACCTGACCCGACGGAGACGTCAAACGAAGATCCAGATCGTTTACCCGAGCCAAACCGCTGCCAATAACCCCAGGAGGGTCACGATAAACCAATGTCGCCAGAACAGAATCGCCTGGGCCGATTACAAACTCTTGTTGAAAGCGGTCATTCATCTGCAAAGGCACCGACTCGTTAATAATGGTCAGGTCCTGACGCTGCCGATATATCTGGCGAAGATCTGGAAATCCCCACCCTTGATGAAACCGATTCATGTCGCCATCACGTCCGGCGAAGGCGTATTGTGCAGCACCATGAATGAGAAGAGCCTTAGCGGTCGCACTATGAAGCCTATCTTGACGATCGATACCATTCAAATCGCCGCGCATCGCCATTTCCAAGAGAAGTCCAACATGCCCGGCAACCATCGGGGTCGCTCCCGACGTACCTCCGAACTCAATATAGCCGCCGCCAAGATTGGTCGTGTAGGTAGTATCCATATATCCAACTAAATCTGGCTTAATCCTACCGTCCTCGGCGGGTCCGATGCTGCCACGACTAAACTTACCTGCATCCCATTGATCATCGCTGGGATCAGCAGTCTCAAAGTGGTAAACGCCACCAACGGATATAACGTTCTTTGCCCAAGCTTGAGGTCTTGACCAGCGCGTGCCAGCATTGCTTTGCGACTGCATGATAGGAATATCCAAATCAAAAACGATCTGATCCATTTCAGCCGAGCGAAGGGTATAATCCAATGTTGTGCTATATCCCCAAGATGCTGTTTGGAACATGACTCCATGATCTTCGATCAATCGCTCAGTAAGCTCATAACGGCCCCCTTGGGCCCGACTGCC
This portion of the Pseudobacteriovorax antillogorgiicola genome encodes:
- a CDS encoding NifU family protein, with translation MEETIEQSLNAVELSQKVDGSWQATHGPSGKVAHGLNETEAMDAMRAMLGMDDDGSFVEPLTSDLFEGVANEIALYLEGPVSKMLELHSGFARLEAYGEGVATIRLGGGCQGCPSSRITLMNGVFKELQEKFGEDVVTDVQPVLD
- a CDS encoding VOC family protein translates to MIDPRKLCQIEFPTEDLDAAITFYEVVLGWPTVPIEIHRYVVLQTPKDCPYGISLVPSHEEIGQGPVLYFKSEGSLALDQVEALGGRLVFRDQRLPGYGVITMIEDPSGNRIGFFNKSLD
- a CDS encoding HEAT repeat domain-containing protein — its product is MGLFGKFKDYQATRSEKRLEKAAKLVKNPKAIKEDRWSALKFLADDAEGAERVINALLSRFEYSLEHGILDSREKDLALKGVIRFGEEGVPVIEEWIKKTDRIAWPIKALKAVTDEKQVVESLKAALVLEDVRFDQAKVDKNYDILCYMRDFQLSGFEESISHFLKDSDERVRFAAAESLIEQESNEVAQYLEPFLSDTTSENRRIKEAVTRAFIERKWPVKDGAAFTDGYISDNARLSQQGLVERV
- the alr gene encoding alanine racemase — translated: MRCWIELSRKALIENYRIFERVSSPSELMPVIKSNAYGHGLKEVYAALCSVVAPTWLGVNYVEEAEELRSFGYQGSILVVGPVPQSLYEQAARARADIFIGDLFSLETWLQLPLKPKIHIKIDTGMSRQGFEPEMLPKILETLKPFKSDIVGLASHFANVEDVVELSYAHKQLERFEQGRKALDTAGLHIKTHIASSASTLLLEQAHFNITRVGISMFGLWPSQATRLSYLQTHDKLENLKPVLSWLTEVALTKTVREGDCIGYGCTYKAMKDMTIAVLPVGYYEGYPRIASGRGSYVLIKGKRCPIVGRICMNMMMVDISHLSKVQTGDRVTLIGSDGSETIDAETLGAWAETIHYEVLTCLNPRIPRKVLDD
- a CDS encoding S8 family serine peptidase, which gives rise to MKTSIIGCVAVFFLGSCGARELPYQIIKTGSSEKIVVQGQTVHQTNASIDSVRSFGLDGELVSLEWREQGQSYTANYGNQVWSVPRPKSTSLPLRFDLSLESSPTGLYLVQLQTPLVPSIRDWLQGHGARVLRVMGGHRLVLAGEQKLVDQLVGLSFVSWVKNFHSSWKVPVGGYASEEKVWLIQAAERSQMELLRAELVNRGIKVLSYSKAGFFHGLVESRSQLDELLESPLVIWAEPDSQNIELDMDNARIQGGANYLETNFAQDSAVPAYTGVGIKGHVLEGIDPSHPDFAASEFREKPIGVDNLTVSSHGHKTFGILFGSGLGNEKSRGLLPNGQGYYTHYTQLYLEEPGSRAQGGRYELTERLIEDHGVMFQTASWGYSTTLDYTLRSAEMDQIVFDLDIPIMQSQSNAGTRWSRPQAWAKNVISVGGVYHFETADPSDDQWDAGKFSRGSIGPAEDGRIKPDLVGYMDTTYTTNLGGGYIEFGGTSGATPMVAGHVGLLLEMAMRGDLNGIDRQDRLHSATAKALLIHGAAQYAFAGRDGDMNRFHQGWGFPDLRQIYRQRQDLTIINESVPLQMNDRFQQEFVIGPGDSVLATLVYRDPPGVIGSGLARVNDLDLRLTSPSGQVFWGNAGLKDSTQSQPDGAPDEIDTVERVIIDQAEEGVWTVEVLASEVNQDTYLGTPELDAGFALVLSRGVGNAAPY